The following proteins come from a genomic window of Pyxidicoccus sp. MSG2:
- a CDS encoding cell division protein FtsQ/DivIB codes for MAFGRARNRRRQDTAQQKEAVKGAVRSHGPGVLKVLALTLATGLLVWGGVESRHWALTSPRFDLAAVSFSGLQRASRVELLRLAVLTKGQNLWTLDTGALERAMSQHPWVKTVEVTRRFPNRVSVEVTEHVPVALAVLGELYVLDEDGEPFKRVTPGDGLDLPLVTGLDREGYVTDPTVARERLRSALEVASAYARLSTDKAERLSEVRMEAQSVALVTASGQEVRLGEGDSEVKLQRLARVRRELGTRGLAAEIIHLDNRARPGWVAVKLSSPVSERNGVSTR; via the coding sequence ATGGCCTTTGGCAGAGCGCGAAATCGTCGTCGTCAGGATACCGCCCAGCAGAAGGAGGCGGTGAAGGGTGCCGTGCGCTCGCACGGCCCCGGCGTCCTGAAGGTGCTCGCGCTGACGCTGGCCACGGGCCTGCTGGTGTGGGGCGGGGTGGAATCGCGGCACTGGGCGCTGACGTCGCCCCGCTTCGACCTCGCGGCGGTGTCCTTCTCCGGCCTCCAGCGCGCCTCGCGCGTGGAGTTGCTGCGGCTGGCGGTGCTGACGAAGGGGCAGAACCTGTGGACCCTGGACACGGGCGCCCTGGAGCGCGCCATGTCGCAGCACCCCTGGGTGAAGACGGTGGAGGTGACGCGGCGCTTCCCCAACCGCGTGTCGGTGGAGGTGACCGAACACGTGCCGGTGGCCCTGGCGGTGCTGGGCGAGTTGTACGTCCTGGACGAGGACGGTGAGCCCTTCAAGCGGGTGACGCCGGGGGACGGGCTGGATTTGCCGCTCGTCACGGGGTTGGACCGCGAGGGGTACGTGACGGACCCGACGGTGGCGCGCGAGCGCCTGCGCTCGGCGCTGGAGGTGGCGAGCGCCTATGCGCGGCTGTCAACCGACAAGGCCGAGCGCCTGTCCGAGGTCCGCATGGAGGCGCAGAGCGTGGCGCTGGTGACGGCGTCCGGCCAGGAAGTGCGCCTGGGAGAAGGAGATTCCGAGGTCAAGCTGCAGCGGCTGGCCCGGGTCCGGCGAGAGCTGGGCACGAGGGGGCTTGCAGCGGAGATCATTCACCTGGATAACCGTGCCCGACCCGGTTGGGTGGCGGTGAAGCTTTCGAGCCCTGTCTCCGAGAGGAACGGGGTCTCGACGCGGTAA
- a CDS encoding D-alanine--D-alanine ligase, which produces MTPNRGAFTKDELKTKRVGVLYGGLSAEREVSLRTGAAVAGALRSLGYDVVEVDVGKDLPARLIAEKVDVAWLAVHGRYGEDGCLQGLLESMFIPYSGSGVLASALGMDKVYAKQVFVAYGIPTPAYRAFKDAESALAAADSLPFPFPVVVKPSREGSSVGVHICKKREDYDAAVKDAAKYAGTLLVEQFVKGREVQGGVLDDEALGVIEVRAAREFYDYEAKYKAGSGTQYLFPAPLPPEQYARVNEVSLAAHKALGCSGGSRSDVIITEGGDVFLLEINTLPGMTATSLLPKIAAGRGIDFPALCERLLLGASLKA; this is translated from the coding sequence ATGACCCCGAATCGCGGCGCCTTCACGAAGGACGAGCTCAAGACGAAGCGCGTGGGCGTGCTCTATGGCGGCCTGTCCGCCGAGCGTGAAGTCTCCCTGCGCACCGGCGCGGCCGTGGCCGGAGCGCTGCGCTCGCTGGGCTACGACGTGGTGGAAGTGGACGTCGGCAAGGACCTGCCCGCGCGTCTCATCGCGGAGAAGGTGGACGTGGCGTGGCTGGCGGTGCACGGCCGCTATGGCGAGGACGGGTGCCTCCAGGGCCTGCTGGAGTCCATGTTCATCCCCTACAGCGGCAGCGGCGTGCTGGCCTCCGCGCTGGGCATGGACAAGGTGTACGCCAAGCAGGTCTTCGTCGCGTACGGCATCCCCACTCCGGCGTACCGCGCCTTCAAGGACGCGGAGTCGGCGCTGGCGGCGGCGGACTCGCTGCCCTTCCCCTTCCCGGTGGTGGTGAAGCCCAGCCGCGAGGGCAGCAGCGTGGGCGTTCATATCTGCAAGAAGCGCGAGGACTACGACGCCGCCGTGAAGGACGCGGCGAAGTACGCCGGCACCCTGCTGGTGGAGCAGTTCGTCAAGGGACGCGAAGTGCAGGGTGGGGTGCTGGACGATGAGGCCCTCGGCGTCATCGAGGTGCGCGCCGCGCGCGAGTTCTACGACTACGAAGCCAAGTACAAGGCGGGCTCCGGTACTCAGTATCTCTTCCCCGCGCCCCTGCCTCCTGAGCAGTATGCCCGGGTGAACGAGGTGAGCCTGGCCGCGCACAAGGCCCTCGGCTGCAGCGGGGGCTCCCGGTCCGACGTCATCATCACCGAGGGGGGGGACGTGTTCCTGCTGGAGATCAACACGCTGCCCGGCATGACGGCCACCAGTCTCCTCCCCAAGATTGCCGCCGGACGTGGTATCGACTTCCCGGCCCTGTGTGAGCGCCTGCTGTTGGGCGCCTCCCTCAAGGCCTGA